A region of the Vicinamibacterales bacterium genome:
CCAGCTGGCGACCCGCGAGTTCGACGCGGCCGTCATCCGGCGTCACGCCGAGGGCTTCGGCAAGGCACGCTTCCAGCGCGAGTTCCAGGCGGTCGTGGCCGAGGTGGTCAGCGAGCACGTCAGTTCGAACGAGGATCGTCGCGGGATCAGCAAACACCGTCCGACGCATCCAGATGGCGTGAGCGATGCCGCCAGCGACCGGCAGCACAGCCGCGACATGGCCGGCCGCGAGAACCAGCCATGATGCGGCGACACAACCGGCTGCTCGTCGCGTTCTTCGTCGCGGGCGACACGCTGCTGGGCATGGCGGCGTTCCTCTGCGCCTACCTCCTCCGCTTCGAGGTGCTCGACCGCCTCCTGCCGATCTCGAAGGGCATGCCGCCGTTCGGGCAGTACCTGCGGATCGCGCCCTTCATCGGGCTGCTGGTGCCGATCGCGTTCCAGGTCCAGGGGCTGTATCGCCTCCGGCGCGGCCGATCGCGCGTCGACGACTTCTTCGGCGTCTTTGTCGGCACCATCCTCGCGGTCGTGCTCGGCCTGGGCGGCACGCTCTATTACCAGACCTACTACACGACCGAAGCGCTGAAGGACGTCGGTCTCTACGAGGTCTCTCAGTACGTCTGGCTCCTCTTTCTCGTGTTGAACGTCGGGTTTTCGTATGCCGAGCGCGAGCTGGTCCGCGAATTCCTGGAACGGCGCTGGCGCGCCGGGATCGGCCTCAAACGGGTGTTGATCGCCGGCTCCGGCGAGCTCGGGCGCACGGTGGCGGACAAGGTGCTGGAGCACCGCGAGCTCGGATTCAGGGTGGTCGGGTTTCTCGACGACAAGGCCGGCGGCGATCACATCGGTTACCGCGGCATGCCGCTGCTCGGGACGCTCGCCGAAGCCGATGAAATCATCCGGCGCGAAGCCGTCGATCACCTGTATGTTGCGCTGCCGCTCGAGGAGCACGTCAAGATGCTCGGGCTGATCGAGGCGACCAATCGCGAAGGCGTCGACATCCACGTGGTGCCCGACCTGCTGCAGTTCATCGCGCTGCGGGCCCGCCTCGAGAACCTCGACGGCGTGCCGATCATCAGCCTCAACGACGTCCCGCTGCGCGGCTTCAACAGCGTGTTGAAGCGCGGCATCGACGTCGCGATCTCGGGCCTCGCGCTGATCGTGTTCTCCCCGCTCCTGGCGGCGATCGCCCTCCTCATCCGGCGCACCTCGAGGGGGCCGATCTTCTATACGCAGGAGCGGATGGGGCTCGACGGCAAGGCGTTCAACGTCCACAAGTTCCGTTCGATGTACGTCGGTGCCGAAGACGATACGGGGCCGGTGTGGGCACGCGAAGACGATCCCCGTGCGACCCCGATCGGACGCTGGCTGCGCGGACTCGATCTCGACGAGCTGCCGCAGCTCTGGAACGTCCTCCTCGGCGACATGTCCATCGTCGGGCCGCGACCCGAGCGGCCGTACTTCGTCGAGCAGTTCAAGCACCGCATCCCGCAGTACATGCTGCGCCACAAGGTCAAGGCCGGGATTACCGGCTGGGCGCAGGTCAACGGCTGGCGCGGCAACACGTCGCTCGAGAAACGCATCGAATACGACCTGTATTACATCGAGAACTGGTCGGTCTCGCTCGACCTCAAGATCATGTGGCTGACGCTGGTGCGCGGCCTGAA
Encoded here:
- a CDS encoding undecaprenyl-phosphate glucose phosphotransferase, encoding MRRHNRLLVAFFVAGDTLLGMAAFLCAYLLRFEVLDRLLPISKGMPPFGQYLRIAPFIGLLVPIAFQVQGLYRLRRGRSRVDDFFGVFVGTILAVVLGLGGTLYYQTYYTTEALKDVGLYEVSQYVWLLFLVLNVGFSYAERELVREFLERRWRAGIGLKRVLIAGSGELGRTVADKVLEHRELGFRVVGFLDDKAGGDHIGYRGMPLLGTLAEADEIIRREAVDHLYVALPLEEHVKMLGLIEATNREGVDIHVVPDLLQFIALRARLENLDGVPIISLNDVPLRGFNSVLKRGIDVAISGLALIVFSPLLAAIALLIRRTSRGPIFYTQERMGLDGKAFNVHKFRSMYVGAEDDTGPVWAREDDPRATPIGRWLRGLDLDELPQLWNVLLGDMSIVGPRPERPYFVEQFKHRIPQYMLRHKVKAGITGWAQVNGWRGNTSLEKRIEYDLYYIENWSVSLDLKIMWLTLVRGLNRHAAF